In the genome of Nitrospirota bacterium, one region contains:
- a CDS encoding type II/IV secretion system protein encodes MSADKSLKPQRLTVDFTVKALLTQHIISKEQAQTISKEYEIRRMSLQKVLDSALARKSGSIREIVSPAEVIASYELELLESPGKLINEDIITEALAKEIKMPYKKLDPLKLDLAVVTGHVPRPFALKYTLTPIEETGDSVVIAVADPFNMEGIDSLKQLKKIKPQLVLSSRTDIIKIVREFFGFHSSIAAANAQLKPTTDLGNLEQYVKMKGHGEIEVTDSHVINAVEYLMQYAFDQRASDIHIEPKRDKSVVRLRIDGVMHYVHSMPKPVHAPVTSRLKMMSRMDITERRRPQDGRIKTTYKNKELELRVSTLPVAFGEKIVIRIFDPDVLMQTVENLGFYPREYQQFSSFLNRPNGIIMVTGPTGSGKTTTLYSSLRALSSPEVNIITIEDPIEMVIEDFNQVGVQAGIGVTFANILRTVLRQDPDIIMVGEIRDKETAENAIQSALTGHLVLSTLHTNDAPSTITRLLDLGIQAFLISSTIIGVVAQRLVRKICPHCKQERKMIPDEIDYLQLKPGSYVVHYGEGCIECRGTGYRGRTAIFEIMELTERFKRLLTPNADAADLYKAARADGMVTLRESAIRKMLDGITTYEEVVSMTG; translated from the coding sequence ATGAGCGCTGATAAATCCTTAAAACCTCAGCGTCTTACTGTGGACTTTACTGTTAAGGCGCTCCTAACTCAGCATATAATCAGCAAAGAGCAAGCTCAGACAATCTCCAAAGAGTATGAAATACGGCGGATGAGTCTCCAAAAAGTTCTTGACTCTGCTTTGGCAAGAAAATCCGGCAGCATACGAGAGATAGTCTCCCCTGCTGAGGTTATTGCCTCATACGAGCTTGAACTACTGGAAAGCCCCGGAAAACTGATTAATGAAGACATTATAACGGAGGCATTAGCTAAAGAAATCAAAATGCCTTACAAAAAGCTTGACCCCCTGAAACTTGACCTTGCAGTTGTAACCGGACATGTGCCCCGCCCATTTGCACTTAAATACACTCTGACCCCTATTGAGGAAACCGGAGACTCTGTTGTCATAGCTGTGGCTGATCCTTTTAACATGGAGGGGATAGACAGTTTAAAGCAGTTAAAAAAAATAAAACCTCAGCTAGTGCTGAGTTCCCGCACGGATATAATTAAAATAGTGCGGGAGTTTTTCGGGTTTCATTCATCGATAGCCGCAGCAAATGCCCAACTGAAACCGACCACTGATTTAGGCAACCTTGAGCAGTATGTTAAGATGAAAGGACATGGCGAAATAGAAGTGACTGATTCGCATGTGATTAACGCCGTTGAATATCTGATGCAGTATGCCTTTGATCAGAGGGCAAGCGATATACACATTGAACCCAAGCGGGATAAGTCAGTGGTGAGACTCCGCATAGACGGAGTTATGCACTATGTACACTCTATGCCAAAACCAGTTCATGCTCCTGTGACCTCCCGTCTTAAGATGATGTCAAGGATGGATATAACGGAACGCCGCCGCCCGCAAGACGGCAGAATTAAAACAACCTATAAAAACAAAGAGCTTGAACTCAGAGTTTCCACTCTCCCTGTGGCTTTTGGAGAGAAAATCGTAATAAGAATTTTTGACCCTGATGTGCTTATGCAAACTGTGGAAAATTTGGGTTTTTACCCGCGGGAGTATCAGCAGTTTAGTTCATTTCTGAACAGGCCTAACGGTATAATTATGGTAACAGGGCCAACAGGAAGCGGTAAGACCACCACCCTGTACTCCTCACTGAGGGCGTTGTCCTCACCGGAGGTTAACATCATAACCATAGAGGATCCGATAGAGATGGTTATTGAGGATTTTAACCAGGTGGGAGTGCAGGCAGGTATTGGGGTTACGTTTGCAAACATTTTACGCACTGTGCTTAGACAAGATCCGGACATTATAATGGTCGGTGAGATTAGAGATAAAGAGACCGCAGAAAATGCCATCCAGTCAGCTCTCACTGGCCATCTCGTACTTTCCACCCTTCACACAAACGATGCGCCATCAACAATAACCCGTCTGCTTGATTTAGGAATTCAGGCGTTTCTAATTTCTTCGACAATTATAGGTGTAGTTGCACAACGGCTTGTGCGGAAAATCTGTCCGCACTGCAAACAGGAAAGAAAGATGATTCCAGATGAGATAGACTACCTTCAACTTAAACCCGGCAGTTACGTGGTGCACTACGGCGAGGGCTGTATCGAGTGCCGGGGGACCGGATATAGGGGGCGGACTGCTATATTTGAAATCATGGAATTAACCGAGAGGTTTAAGAGGCTTCTGACTCCCAATGCAGATGCCGCAGATCTTTACAAAGCGGCAAGGGCAGACGGAATGGTGACACTGAGGGAGTCAGCAATAAGAAAAATGCTTGACGGAATTACAACCTACGAGGAGGTTGTTTCAATGACCGGTTGA
- a CDS encoding methyltransferase domain-containing protein, whose amino-acid sequence MRKAHLEYLRCPHCRGRLGIHQVDESVGDKIKEGTLLCTGCTEVYQIIRFIPRFVPINNYAASFGFEWNKHPKTLLDSYTGLKITEERFFNETKWERNLQNETILEIGSGAGRYTEIALQTGAFIVSIDYSNAVEANYAAHGDNENLLIVQGDIYKLPVRRDFFDKLLCIGVLQHTPDVRGAFLSLPPFLKPGGRLTIDVYCKFNKWYKDLLMTKYYIRPVTTRLSPEALYRLCEKYVNFLYPITGLFHKLTGISSRKLSLIFSMADYRGVYDLSEKVLKEWALLDTFDFLSAAYDNPLNIDEVRALFKVAELEDVEIHYGYNGIEGRGKRKASTGH is encoded by the coding sequence GTGAGAAAAGCACATTTAGAGTATTTACGTTGTCCTCACTGCAGGGGACGGCTTGGCATCCATCAGGTGGATGAAAGTGTTGGAGATAAAATTAAAGAGGGTACACTTCTGTGCACTGGCTGCACAGAAGTGTACCAGATAATTAGATTTATACCGCGCTTTGTTCCAATTAATAACTATGCCGCAAGTTTTGGCTTTGAATGGAATAAGCATCCAAAGACACTTTTGGATTCCTATACAGGGCTTAAGATAACTGAGGAGAGGTTTTTTAATGAGACAAAGTGGGAGAGAAATCTCCAAAATGAGACCATTCTGGAGATTGGTTCGGGGGCCGGACGTTACACAGAGATAGCGCTTCAAACAGGAGCCTTTATAGTGTCAATTGATTACAGTAATGCTGTTGAGGCCAATTATGCCGCTCACGGTGATAACGAAAACCTCCTCATAGTACAAGGAGATATATATAAACTTCCTGTTAGGAGGGATTTCTTTGACAAGTTGCTGTGCATAGGAGTTCTTCAACACACTCCGGATGTAAGAGGTGCGTTTCTTTCCCTGCCGCCATTTTTAAAGCCCGGAGGCCGTCTGACAATTGATGTTTACTGTAAGTTTAACAAGTGGTACAAAGACCTTTTAATGACAAAGTACTACATCCGGCCTGTTACTACACGCCTCTCACCTGAAGCCTTGTACAGGTTATGTGAAAAGTACGTGAATTTTCTGTATCCGATAACCGGTCTGTTTCACAAGTTAACCGGAATAAGCAGCAGAAAACTTAGTCTTATCTTTAGCATGGCTGACTACAGGGGGGTATATGATCTCAGTGAGAAGGTATTAAAGGAGTGGGCGCTTTTAGATACCTTTGACTTTCTCTCGGCTGCCTACGATAACCCGCTTAACATAGATGAGGTAAGGGCACTCTTTAAAGTGGCAGAACTTGAAGATGTGGAAATACACTATGGGTATAACGGGATAGAAGGACGCGGTAAACGAAAAGCATCAACCGGTCATTGA